In Nonomuraea sp. NBC_00507, the following are encoded in one genomic region:
- a CDS encoding NAD(P)-dependent oxidoreductase has translation MGRIVVFGAGGRAGRRVVAEAAGRGHEVTAVVRDPGRHEGLAREGVRVVAGDVTDASSVAAVAAGQDAAVQAAARMDVPAEEFYAAAARALVEGLARAGVRRLVAVGVGSLLEVAPGVRLADTPGFPGDARAFSLGHAAELPVYEESGLDWVVLAPPPVFLDEEADRTGRYRISDGRVPDATAGGPVFSFADLAVAVVDEAGDGRHHRVHVAVSY, from the coding sequence ATGGGCAGGATCGTGGTTTTCGGCGCGGGCGGACGGGCCGGGCGCCGGGTGGTCGCGGAGGCGGCCGGGCGCGGGCACGAGGTGACGGCGGTGGTACGCGATCCCGGCAGGCACGAGGGCCTGGCGCGCGAGGGGGTCCGGGTGGTCGCCGGGGACGTCACCGACGCCTCGAGCGTGGCGGCCGTCGCGGCCGGGCAGGACGCGGCGGTCCAGGCGGCCGCCCGGATGGACGTGCCGGCGGAGGAGTTCTACGCGGCGGCGGCCCGCGCTCTGGTCGAAGGACTGGCACGGGCGGGGGTGCGCCGCCTGGTGGCGGTCGGCGTCGGCAGCCTGCTGGAGGTGGCGCCGGGGGTCCGGCTGGCGGACACGCCCGGCTTCCCCGGCGACGCCCGGGCGTTCTCGCTGGGGCACGCGGCGGAGCTGCCCGTCTACGAGGAGTCCGGCCTGGACTGGGTGGTGCTCGCGCCGCCACCGGTGTTCCTCGACGAGGAGGCGGACCGGACCGGCCGGTACCGGATCAGCGACGGGCGGGTGCCGGACGCGACGGCGGGCGGGCCGGTGTTCTCGTTCGCCGACCTGGCGGTGGCGGTGGTGGACGAGGCCGGCGACGGCCGGCATCACCGCGTGCACGTCGCCGTGTCCTACTGA
- a CDS encoding winged helix-turn-helix transcriptional regulator has translation MVPLDPDMFTGCPPVAAPIRIGDKWTAKIIRCLESGPRRFTELQTPLRGITPKVLTESLRAMERDGLLTRTPYDEIPPRVEYALTDLGRTLLEPMNAGCEWSRRHLAELMRARESWESARLGA, from the coding sequence ATGGTGCCGCTCGATCCCGACATGTTCACCGGCTGCCCGCCGGTCGCCGCGCCCATCCGCATCGGCGACAAGTGGACCGCGAAGATCATCCGCTGCCTGGAGTCGGGGCCGCGGCGCTTCACCGAGCTCCAGACGCCGCTGCGCGGCATCACCCCGAAGGTCCTCACCGAGTCCCTGCGCGCCATGGAACGTGACGGCCTGCTCACCCGCACCCCGTACGACGAGATCCCGCCACGGGTCGAGTATGCGCTCACCGACCTCGGCCGCACCCTCCTCGAACCCATGAACGCCGGCTGCGAATGGTCCAGGAGGCACCTGGCCGAGCTGATGCGCGCCCGCGAGAGCTGGGAGTCGGCCAGGCTGGGGGCATGA
- the moaA gene encoding GTP 3',8-cyclase MoaA: MLRDSFGRVATDLRVSLTDKCNLRCTYCMPPEGLDWLPNAKLLTADEIVRLVRIGVERLGVTEVRYTGGEPLLRRELVDIVARTTELQPRPQVSLTSNGIGLARLAGPLAAAGLDRVNVSLDTLDPETFKRLAHRDRHADVIAGLAAADRAGLRPVKVNAVLMRGLNEHEAVPLLRWCLEQGYELRFIEQMPLDAQHGWSRADMVTADEILGLLADGFDLVADDLEERGSAPAERFLVDGGPARVGVIGSVTRPFCGACDRVRLTADGQVRNCLFATEESDLKTAMRAGASDEELAERWIAAVARKRAGHGIDDPSFLQPSRPMSAIGG, from the coding sequence GTGTTGCGAGACTCGTTCGGACGGGTGGCGACAGATCTTCGGGTGTCCCTCACGGACAAGTGCAACCTGCGCTGTACGTACTGCATGCCACCCGAGGGCCTCGACTGGCTGCCCAACGCCAAGCTCCTCACCGCCGACGAGATCGTCCGCCTGGTGCGGATCGGGGTCGAACGTCTCGGCGTCACCGAGGTCCGCTACACCGGCGGCGAGCCGCTGCTGCGGCGCGAGCTGGTCGACATCGTGGCCCGCACCACCGAGCTCCAGCCGCGGCCGCAGGTCTCGCTGACGAGCAACGGCATCGGGCTGGCCCGCCTGGCCGGGCCGCTGGCCGCCGCCGGGCTCGACCGGGTCAACGTCTCGCTCGACACGCTCGACCCCGAGACGTTCAAGCGGCTCGCGCACCGCGACCGGCACGCCGACGTGATCGCCGGGCTCGCCGCGGCGGACCGGGCCGGGCTGCGTCCGGTCAAGGTCAACGCCGTGCTCATGCGCGGCCTCAACGAGCACGAGGCGGTCCCGCTGCTGCGCTGGTGCCTCGAGCAGGGCTACGAGCTGCGTTTCATCGAGCAGATGCCGCTGGACGCCCAGCACGGCTGGAGCCGCGCGGACATGGTCACCGCCGACGAGATCCTGGGCCTGCTGGCCGACGGGTTCGACCTCGTGGCCGACGACCTGGAGGAGCGGGGCAGCGCGCCGGCCGAGCGGTTCCTCGTCGACGGCGGGCCGGCCAGGGTCGGCGTGATCGGGTCGGTGACGCGGCCATTCTGCGGCGCGTGCGACCGGGTCAGGCTCACCGCCGACGGTCAGGTCCGCAACTGCCTGTTCGCCACCGAGGAGTCGGACCTGAAGACCGCCATGCGGGCGGGCGCGTCCGACGAGGAGCTGGCCGAGCGGTGGATCGCGGCGGTGGCCCGCAAACGCGCCGGGCACGGCATCGACGACCCTTCCTTCCTCCAGCCCTCCCGCCCGATGTCCGCCATCGGCGGCTAG
- a CDS encoding NTP transferase domain-containing protein, with product MTPTHAFGTGGAPSPSARPAAATGDGGRGGPAERAYDAVILAGGQARRLGGRDKPALTVGARSLVENVVAAASGARRTIVVGPERPLPGVLFAREDPPGSGPIPALTAGLAHVTAPWVALLAGDLPFLTTAHVRALLDAAGPGAGAVMVDDGGREQWLAGAWPAAELKQALAAYGGRSLKGLLAPLAGTRLALPGRPWFDCDTMDDLEEARMNVLNEWTALACKELGIDPATVDRDQILDLTKDVAHGVARPAAPLTAYLLGLAQGAGTAPEDAVAKLTTLAKNWSRATTETLTDD from the coding sequence ATGACCCCCACCCACGCCTTCGGAACCGGCGGCGCGCCGTCGCCTTCCGCGCGGCCGGCAGCGGCCACCGGCGACGGCGGCCGTGGAGGGCCCGCGGAGCGGGCCTACGACGCGGTGATCCTGGCCGGGGGACAGGCGCGGCGGCTGGGCGGGCGGGACAAGCCCGCTCTCACCGTGGGCGCCAGATCCCTGGTCGAGAACGTCGTCGCCGCGGCCTCGGGTGCCCGCCGCACGATCGTCGTCGGCCCGGAGCGCCCTCTTCCGGGTGTCCTGTTCGCCCGTGAGGATCCGCCCGGCAGCGGCCCCATACCCGCCCTGACCGCCGGTCTGGCACACGTCACGGCCCCGTGGGTGGCGCTGCTCGCCGGCGACCTGCCGTTCCTGACCACGGCGCACGTACGGGCCCTGCTCGACGCCGCCGGCCCCGGCGCCGGCGCGGTGATGGTGGACGACGGCGGGCGCGAGCAGTGGCTCGCCGGCGCCTGGCCGGCCGCGGAGCTGAAGCAGGCCCTAGCCGCCTACGGCGGACGCTCGCTCAAGGGCCTGCTGGCTCCCCTTGCCGGCACGCGCCTGGCGCTGCCCGGGCGGCCGTGGTTCGACTGCGACACAATGGACGACCTGGAGGAGGCTCGTATGAACGTGCTCAACGAATGGACCGCGCTGGCCTGCAAGGAGCTGGGCATCGACCCGGCGACCGTGGACCGCGACCAGATTCTCGACCTGACCAAGGACGTCGCCCACGGTGTGGCCCGCCCGGCCGCGCCGCTGACGGCCTACCTGCTCGGGCTGGCTCAAGGGGCGGGCACCGCTCCTGAGGACGCTGTGGCGAAACTGACCACATTGGCGAAGAACTGGAGCCGCGCCACCACCGAGACGCTGACAGACGACTGA
- a CDS encoding DUF3099 domain-containing protein, with the protein MKGWRRKPDVHQVTDARPSLSADIRKREISYLIKMGLRTICLILAVVVPVPWPYRLLFIAAAVFLPYIAVIGANERGKAAPPPTFQSPEANQTEIPLHRREIGS; encoded by the coding sequence ATGAAGGGGTGGCGCAGGAAACCAGATGTCCACCAGGTCACCGACGCCAGGCCGTCGCTGTCGGCGGACATCCGCAAGCGTGAGATCAGCTACCTCATCAAGATGGGGCTTCGCACGATCTGCCTGATCCTGGCTGTCGTGGTGCCGGTGCCGTGGCCGTACCGGCTGCTGTTCATCGCGGCAGCGGTCTTTTTGCCATACATAGCGGTAATCGGGGCCAATGAGAGGGGGAAGGCTGCCCCGCCTCCTACCTTTCAGAGCCCTGAAGCTAACCAAACCGAGATACCGCTGCATCGACGCGAGATCGGGTCGTGA
- a CDS encoding dodecin: MTDRTYRVTEIVGTSTESVDQAIRNGIRRAAQTLRHLDWFEVTEIRGYIDAGEVAHFQVGLKVGFRLEDA; the protein is encoded by the coding sequence ATGACGGATCGAACGTACCGGGTCACCGAGATCGTCGGAACGTCGACGGAGAGCGTCGACCAGGCCATCCGCAACGGCATCCGGCGGGCCGCGCAGACCCTGCGCCACCTCGATTGGTTCGAGGTGACCGAGATCCGCGGCTACATCGACGCGGGTGAGGTCGCGCACTTCCAGGTGGGGTTGAAGGTGGGCTTCCGGCTGGAGGACGCCTGA
- a CDS encoding arsenate reductase/protein-tyrosine-phosphatase family protein, giving the protein MSAEFRLLLVCTANICRSAMAEVIAGAMLQSAPLPMATASAGVRAMVGHPMAPHAVAALAKLGLDGRAHRARMLDRDLVRSADLLLTMEAAHVPVAVGLDPEAAPKTFTLPEFAALAAGAGGRRYRSDTVERARAIVQSAAARRDRRRVLDVYDPYGGPPEGYDACAKTVGESLSHALGALLGPR; this is encoded by the coding sequence GTGAGTGCCGAATTCCGACTTCTCCTGGTCTGTACGGCCAACATCTGCCGTTCCGCCATGGCAGAAGTGATCGCCGGGGCGATGCTCCAGTCAGCGCCCTTGCCCATGGCGACGGCCAGCGCGGGGGTGCGCGCCATGGTCGGCCACCCCATGGCGCCGCACGCGGTCGCCGCGCTGGCCAAGCTCGGCCTCGACGGGCGGGCGCACCGGGCCCGGATGCTGGACCGGGACCTGGTCCGCTCGGCGGACCTGCTGCTGACGATGGAGGCCGCGCACGTGCCCGTCGCTGTGGGCCTCGACCCGGAGGCCGCGCCCAAGACGTTCACGCTGCCGGAGTTCGCCGCTCTCGCCGCCGGGGCCGGGGGCCGGCGCTACCGCTCCGACACGGTGGAGCGGGCGCGCGCCATCGTCCAGTCGGCCGCCGCCCGCCGCGACCGCAGGCGCGTCCTGGACGTCTACGACCCGTACGGCGGCCCGCCCGAAGGCTACGACGCCTGCGCCAAGACCGTCGGCGAATCCCTCAGCCACGCCCTCGGCGCCCTCCTCGGCCCCCGCTGA